The nucleotide sequence GTTGAACAGTCAGCCATGATTCATACTGTGCTTTGCCGTGTTTTTCTTTTTCATAAGGATGCCAGCCAATTGCAGTTGGATAAAATAAAACAGCAGCACCTTGTAACGCCGTTAATCTTGCAGCTTCCGGATACCACTGATCCCAGCAAATCAAAGTTCCGATTTTTCCAAATGAAGTTTGAAAATTTTTATAACCGAGATCTCCTGGAGCGAAATAATATTTTTCATAAAATCCGGGATCGTCAGGTATGTGCATTTTCCTGTACGTTCCCAGAATTTTTCCATCACTGTCTATTACTACAAGACTGTTGTGATAAACTCCGGAGGATCTTTTTTCAAACAACGGGACGACAACACTCACATTATTTTTTTTTGCAGCTTCGGAAATTGCATTTGTGGATGGACCGGGAATCGTTTCTGCAAGATTAAAATTTTTAATGTCTTCATTCTGACAAAAGTATTGAGATCTGAAAAGTTCAGGTAAACAAATAACCTGTGCACCTGATTTTGCTGCTTTTTCTATCCAGTCAATTGACTTCTTTAAATTTGCTGAAGTATCATTGTTGAAACTTAACTGGACTAAACCGATTGTGAATTTGCTGCTCATAAATATCCTGTTTCTTTAATTTAAAATTAAAGAATTATTCACTGTGGTAAAATGAATACTAAGTTTTTCGAAATGTTTCTGAATTAATATTATTTAATATCCTGAAGACGAAACAAGATAACCGTGTTCATTGAATTCCTTGCTTCTTAAAAGTATTCCATCTTTAAAGTATTCTTCTCTTTGAATGAAGCCGTTTGTATAATAAGTGCGTGTGTATGAATCGAGTTTGCCCTGGTAATAGTATTCCACTTTTTGAAAAGCTCCGTTGTCATAATATGAATTTTTCTTGCCGTCAATTATTCCGTTTATATACGTTGCTTCAGATTTTACGAGACCGTTTTTATGATATTCCTTGTAATCACCATCAAGCAAATCGTCAACATAAGTGCCCATCGATTTTAACGAACCATCTTCATAATAAGTTACGACTAAACCATTCTTCCTGCCATCTCTTATAACAGTTTCAAGTTTAAGATGACCATCAGGATAAAATTCTTTGATCATTCCTTTTTGCACGCCATCAATGTAGTCAGCTTTGGATTTTACGATCCCGCTTTCATAATAAGTAACATAAACTCCGTTAATAATACCATTTGTATAAGGGATTTCTTCTTTCAAATATCCAGATTCATAATATGTTTTGGCAACTTCCTCTTTAACACCATCCTTCACAAAAGTTTCATCCAGCATTGTTCCTGCATCCGAATAGTTTTTTAACATTTCTTCTTTCGATTCAAACTTTCCCTGAAAATCATAACGTTCTCTGTTTAGCAGTTCATCGTTCACATATTCATCTTTTACTCTTAAGCTTCCTGCCATATCATATAGTTTTACAGTTCCTTCAATTTTACCATTTACAAAGTTTGCTTCAACAGCTACCATTTTATTTTCATGATAAATAAAGATTTTGCCATTCTGTTTTCCATCGACGAAAGTACGTTCGACTTCTACCTCTCCTGTTTTGAAATACGTTCTTGAGATTCCCTGAAGAATTCCATCAACATAACGCCACTCACCCTGCAACTCGCCGGATTTGTAATAAGTGTAAGTTATTCCCTGCAAAACTCCGTCCGAATAATTTTGTTCAGCCCAGAGTTCGCCGCTTTCATAATACCATTTTGATATTCCCTGTTTTACACCATCTACAAAATTCCATTCGATGCTCACTTTACCATCTTCAAAATACCAGGTTGAAAGTCCGTGTTCTTTTCCGTAGCTGAATTTCCAATCTTTCCAGAGTTTTCCGTTGGGGTAATATTCACGGTAATATCCGTCAAGTTTATCATACCAGTATTGACCTTCGGTTTTAATTTCACCGTTGGGATAAAATGTTTTTATCACTTTTGTACCTGGCAGTTCCTGTGATTGAGCGGATAGTGTTGTGATTAATGATATCGATATCACTATTAAAATAATTAAATAATTCTTATTCATTCCTACAGAGTATATAATTTATATTTTGAGTAAAGAAAATAGATTATTTTCTGATAAGGATAAATTCCAAATGAGGTACCATTCTACTGAGGGTGAATAATTTTCAGGAAAGAAATTTTAATGAAAATTTTTCTCACCGGCTTCTATTGACATATCGATGTAATCTTCTTTTCGCGGGATCGGACAGGTGAACATTGCTGAATACGCACAATAAGGATTGTAAGCTTTGTTGAAGTCGATTGTATAAATGAAGTCAGGATTTTCATTCAACTCAAAATCCAGATATCTGCCAACACCGTAAGTTTCTTTCCCGGTTGTTTTGTCAGTGAACCAGATACTGTAATATGGTTCACCGGTCCGACTGAAACTTTTATATACATTAATTCTATGAACTTTGCCATCCTTTTTTAACTCAAGATACCCAAGTAAGATTGCAGGTCTGGTTTCACCGCGCGTTCCTAAAATTTGAACAGTGTCCTGCACATCAAATTGAATTAACTTACATTTGAAAATGAATTCAGGATTTGGTTCATAATATTTCAAAGGCTGGAAGGATATTGTTGTATCTCTGTTAAAAGGCGAGCCAGGATCAAACTGTAAACTGTAATCTTTTTCTTTTCTTTCTTTGATCAGTTCATCAACATATTTTTTTATTTCAGGATCGTACAACCGGTTTTCATTACAAGCGGTTGTTACAAGTATCAGAATTAAAAATGAGATTGAAATCATTTTAATATAATTCAAGTGCATCTATCCTTTAACTCTCTTTCTTTACTTTCTTTTTCAACTCGTTTAATTTGTTCAGTGCTTCAAGCGGAGTAAGTTTTTCGATTTCAAGGTCTTTTAACTCACCACGCAGCTTATCATCCTGATATTCAAATATGCTCATTTGATTTTCAGGTATTTGCAGTTTTCTTAGTTTCTCTTTCTTCAGTTCATACGGAGTTAATTCTTTGCTTTCGAGATTCTGAAGTATTTCTTTTGCACGATTAGTTACAAAAGCCGGAAGTCCTGCCATCTGTGCAACTTGAATTCCATAACTGTGATCTGCTCTTCCGGGATTTACTTTGTGAAGAAAAATTACTTTGTCATCATATTCACGTACTTCAACTTTATAATTTTTTATTTTAGGAAAAAGATCAGCCATCTCATTCAGTTCGTGATAGTGTGTTGCGAAAAGAGTTTTTGCGGCAACATCTTTATTATCGTGAAGATATTCTGTGATCGCCCATGCGATTGAAATTCCGTCAAACGTACTTGTTCCTC is from Ignavibacteriota bacterium and encodes:
- a CDS encoding carbon-nitrogen hydrolase: MSSKFTIGLVQLSFNNDTSANLKKSIDWIEKAAKSGAQVICLPELFRSQYFCQNEDIKNFNLAETIPGPSTNAISEAAKKNNVSVVVPLFEKRSSGVYHNSLVVIDSDGKILGTYRKMHIPDDPGFYEKYYFAPGDLGYKNFQTSFGKIGTLICWDQWYPEAARLTALQGAAVLFYPTAIGWHPYEKEKHGKAQYESWLTVQRGHAIANGVYVAVVNRIGLEKLNSDSPGIEFWGQSFVCDPQGMIIAQASVDKEEIILAEIDSERIEYIRHNWPFLRDRRIDSYGDITKRAID
- a CDS encoding DUF1684 domain-containing protein — its product is MISISFLILILVTTACNENRLYDPEIKKYVDELIKERKEKDYSLQFDPGSPFNRDTTISFQPLKYYEPNPEFIFKCKLIQFDVQDTVQILGTRGETRPAILLGYLELKKDGKVHRINVYKSFSRTGEPYYSIWFTDKTTGKETYGVGRYLDFELNENPDFIYTIDFNKAYNPYCAYSAMFTCPIPRKEDYIDMSIEAGEKNFH